The following are from one region of the Rosistilla carotiformis genome:
- a CDS encoding alpha/beta hydrolase, with product MKQRPQAITLTSDAQQRATIGLRLFLIICSVASMSVIAFGQGPAFDPLAPGNPKPAPTRPQPGVARPPQPAPAARPVTPAPPKTTRPTNAPKKKIPEELKPRLEKITTKDGVPLQIGYFPSDRGKKAATVLLVHEWSGQTSPYVSLAFKLQSQGCAVALLDIRGHGRSRVIGADGKPMEVERATKRDMEAVVALDMEAAKKFLRSENDAEKLNLNALTVIGIEEGSILAMNWAMMDWNWPSIGTKKQGQDVKALVLVSPIKSVNGVSGDLATRHPAISRLPIMIVSGSGISENSEANRLAKLFERARVSGKFDNTQPLPLKAMRVRANLSGVDLVLRGPEVIDSIASFVEQSVVANMDLFPWVQRNDD from the coding sequence ATGAAACAACGCCCCCAAGCCATCACCCTCACCAGCGACGCTCAGCAACGCGCGACCATCGGATTACGGTTGTTTTTGATCATATGTTCCGTCGCTTCGATGTCGGTGATTGCGTTCGGCCAAGGCCCCGCCTTTGACCCACTGGCTCCCGGCAACCCCAAACCCGCTCCCACACGTCCCCAACCAGGCGTTGCACGTCCACCGCAACCTGCGCCTGCGGCGCGCCCGGTTACCCCGGCCCCCCCGAAGACAACGCGTCCCACCAATGCGCCTAAGAAAAAGATCCCCGAGGAATTGAAACCTCGCTTGGAAAAAATCACGACCAAAGACGGCGTGCCGTTGCAGATCGGATACTTCCCTTCGGACCGAGGCAAAAAAGCAGCGACCGTTCTGTTGGTTCACGAATGGTCAGGCCAAACCAGCCCATACGTTTCGTTGGCCTTCAAACTGCAATCGCAAGGTTGCGCGGTCGCGCTGCTGGACATCCGTGGCCATGGTCGCAGTCGCGTGATCGGTGCCGACGGGAAACCGATGGAAGTTGAGCGGGCCACGAAGCGCGACATGGAAGCCGTTGTCGCGTTGGATATGGAGGCCGCCAAGAAATTCCTTCGCAGCGAAAATGACGCGGAAAAATTGAACCTCAACGCCCTGACAGTGATCGGCATCGAAGAAGGCTCGATCCTGGCGATGAATTGGGCCATGATGGACTGGAACTGGCCATCGATCGGCACCAAGAAACAGGGCCAGGATGTGAAGGCGCTGGTGCTCGTTTCGCCGATCAAATCGGTCAATGGCGTCAGTGGCGATTTGGCGACGCGGCACCCTGCGATCAGCCGTCTGCCCATTATGATCGTTTCGGGAAGCGGGATCAGCGAAAATTCCGAAGCGAATCGCTTGGCCAAGCTTTTTGAACGCGCTCGGGTGTCGGGCAAGTTCGACAACACGCAACCGCTGCCACTCAAAGCGATGCGGGTACGGGCAAATCTTTCAGGTGTCGATCTCGTACTACGTGGCCCCGAAGTGATCGACAGCATCGCCAGCTTTGTCGAACAATCGGTCGTTGCCAACATGGATCTCTTTCCATGGGTCCAACGCAACGATGACTGA
- a CDS encoding acyl-CoA desaturase produces MSTEAIESTDQVSDDSPESNPGPPVRPPRVDIPETAKPPELQKTYALVLGLVHLGALAAIVPPLAGYLFSWSGLALAIAGHFFYGMVGINVCYHRLLTHRGFKCPLWLEHSLAVLGICNLQDSPARWVAIHRMHHQHSDHQPDPHTPKAGFWWSHVGWVVYRNRDHDTTSHFERYVRDLLRDPFYLKLEARWRWFGIFASHALLYYLIGSAVGYFMSGTFDGAVQLGLSWLFWGVLVRVVIVLHGTWAVNSLTHVIGYRNYETRDDSRNHWLIALLTHGEGWHNNHHASPRAAMHGHRWWEFDMAWWVIRGMEMLGLATDVVRPGKTAEPADW; encoded by the coding sequence ATGTCTACCGAAGCGATCGAATCCACCGATCAGGTATCCGACGATTCGCCTGAATCAAATCCCGGCCCACCGGTTCGCCCGCCGCGGGTGGATATTCCTGAGACCGCCAAGCCGCCCGAGCTGCAAAAAACGTACGCGTTGGTGCTGGGGTTGGTCCATTTGGGAGCCCTGGCGGCGATCGTCCCGCCGCTGGCCGGATACCTGTTCTCGTGGTCAGGCTTAGCGTTGGCGATTGCCGGCCACTTCTTCTATGGAATGGTGGGAATCAATGTCTGCTACCACCGCTTGCTGACCCACCGCGGCTTTAAATGTCCGCTATGGCTAGAACACAGCCTGGCCGTGCTGGGAATCTGCAATTTGCAGGACAGTCCCGCGCGTTGGGTCGCGATCCACCGCATGCACCATCAACACAGCGATCATCAGCCCGATCCGCATACTCCCAAAGCTGGTTTTTGGTGGTCGCACGTCGGTTGGGTCGTCTACCGCAACCGCGACCACGATACGACTAGCCATTTCGAACGCTATGTCCGCGATCTGTTGCGCGATCCGTTCTACCTGAAATTGGAAGCCCGTTGGCGTTGGTTTGGGATCTTCGCCTCGCACGCGCTGTTGTATTATCTGATCGGTTCGGCGGTCGGCTATTTCATGTCGGGCACGTTCGACGGAGCGGTTCAACTGGGACTCAGCTGGTTGTTCTGGGGAGTCTTGGTCCGCGTGGTGATCGTTCTTCACGGAACGTGGGCGGTCAATTCGCTGACCCATGTGATTGGATACCGCAATTACGAAACCCGCGACGACAGCCGCAACCACTGGCTGATCGCATTGCTCACCCACGGCGAAGGTTGGCACAACAACCACCATGCCAGCCCGCGAGCGGCGATGCATGGTCATCGCTGGTGGGAATTCGACATGGCGTGGTGGGTGATCCGTGGCATGGAGATGCTCGGTTTAGCGACCGATGTCGTACGCCCCGGCAAGACGGCCGAACCGGCCGATTGGTAA
- a CDS encoding pentapeptide repeat-containing protein, which produces MGFNIEPVVVVVVIAVKTKTVVFDFSDCYFSDCYFSDCYFSDCYFSDCYFSDCYFSDCYFSDCYFSDCYFIDCYFIDCYFIDCYFIDCYFIDCYFSDCYF; this is translated from the coding sequence TTGGGCTTCAACATCGAACCCGTAGTAGTCGTCGTAGTAATTGCTGTCAAAACGAAAACCGTAGTCTTTGACTTCAGCGACTGCTACTTCAGCGACTGCTACTTCAGCGACTGCTACTTCAGCGACTGCTACTTCAGCGACTGCTACTTCAGCGACTGCTACTTCAGCGACTGCTACTTCAGCGACTGCTACTTCAGCGACTGCTACTTCATCGACTGCTACTTCATCGACTGCTACTTCATCGACTGCTACTTCATCGACTGCTACTTCATCGACTGCTACTTCAGCGACTGCTACTTCAG
- a CDS encoding flavoprotein produces the protein MNTLPSSSNRPPRVVVGIGGGIAAFKAASLVSQLVQGGIEVRVVMTAASEQFIGVNTLAALSGHPVATTGYAPTIWPLGPHIELSEGCDLLCIAPATADLIGKFANGIADNLLTTIYLQADCKVLIAPAMSNQMWSKPAVQRNLQQLEADGVHQIGPEEGWLSCRKRGSGRMSEPDAIAEKVRSLIA, from the coding sequence ATGAACACACTTCCTTCAAGCAGCAATCGTCCCCCGCGTGTCGTCGTTGGGATTGGTGGTGGCATCGCGGCATTCAAAGCTGCCAGCCTGGTCAGCCAATTGGTTCAGGGGGGTATCGAAGTGCGTGTCGTCATGACCGCCGCCAGCGAACAATTCATAGGCGTCAACACGCTCGCAGCCCTCTCGGGACATCCCGTTGCAACGACCGGATACGCTCCTACGATCTGGCCGCTGGGACCGCACATCGAATTGTCCGAAGGGTGCGATCTGCTGTGCATTGCACCGGCGACCGCCGACCTGATTGGCAAGTTTGCCAACGGGATCGCTGACAACTTATTGACCACGATCTATCTACAAGCCGATTGCAAGGTGTTGATCGCCCCGGCGATGAGCAATCAGATGTGGAGCAAACCTGCGGTCCAACGGAACCTCCAACAGTTGGAAGCCGATGGGGTTCACCAGATTGGTCCCGAAGAAGGTTGGCTGAGTTGCCGAAAACGGGGCTCGGGCAGGATGAGCGAACCCGATGCGATCGCGGAGAAAGTACGTTCGTTGATCGCCTGA
- a CDS encoding FHA domain-containing protein translates to MTIDPVNSIEPSNRSWLIGSGDDCDVVLSHPKVSKHHCQLTRSGDRLSIHDVNSETGTWVDGVPFVGPKPIRRGSSIMLGETVEMLWPVDLLHFKSVITIGRSPENDVVLDKPNVSGRHARLIDDGNTLWIEDCGSTNGVALNRPDNLVRHHRVVPTDAIYLGSTRITIDRILQVGLARETVNGKEVADRLAEKMLATTQVSNVERARKRKVRSALMTCIAIASILLGAACAVYFAKVSDTPSKSGERIPKMVP, encoded by the coding sequence ATGACTATTGATCCCGTCAATTCCATCGAACCTTCCAACCGCAGCTGGCTGATCGGATCCGGCGACGACTGCGACGTGGTGCTCTCGCATCCCAAAGTTTCCAAGCATCATTGCCAATTGACGCGTTCGGGCGATCGGCTTTCGATCCACGACGTAAATAGCGAAACGGGAACTTGGGTTGATGGCGTGCCATTTGTCGGTCCCAAACCGATCCGCCGTGGATCATCGATCATGTTGGGCGAAACGGTTGAAATGTTATGGCCCGTCGATCTGCTCCACTTTAAATCCGTGATCACGATCGGACGTTCACCCGAGAACGATGTGGTGTTGGATAAACCGAATGTATCGGGGCGGCATGCGCGTTTGATCGACGATGGGAATACGTTGTGGATCGAAGATTGTGGCAGCACGAACGGCGTGGCTTTGAATCGCCCCGACAATTTGGTGCGACATCATCGCGTGGTTCCAACCGATGCGATCTACCTGGGATCGACGCGGATCACGATCGACAGGATTTTGCAGGTCGGATTGGCACGCGAAACGGTTAATGGCAAAGAGGTTGCCGATCGTTTGGCAGAGAAGATGTTGGCGACGACACAGGTCAGCAATGTCGAACGGGCGCGAAAGCGGAAGGTTCGCAGCGCGCTGATGACATGCATCGCGATCGCTTCGATTTTGTTGGGGGCCGCGTGTGCTGTCTACTTTGCGAAGGTCTCCGATACGCCGAGCAAATCGGGCGAGCGAATTCCGAAGATGGTCCCTTAG
- a CDS encoding ThuA domain-containing protein, with the protein MSWIRRVLVLFTLLGFVSVGRSTLAADPLSLSLRYRTPTDQDSGLFHTLHRDAAWNPKETAIILCDMWDVHSSQNAVRREKQIAPRLQQVVEKLRSEGVTVIHAPSGCMKFYADHEARKRAIDAPEASHHPEEINAWCFKIPQEEAGVYPIEQRDGGRDDDPVEYEAWVKELTAKGLKPLSPWSRQIDVLKIDAGRDYISDSGTEIWNVMEAAGIKNVILAGVHTNMCVLGRPFGLRQMVKNGKNAVLIRDLTDTMYNPASEPKVSHFTGTDLIVEHIEKFVCPTITSDQIIGGQEFRFAKDDRPHLVMLVAEREYATDKSLLAYSVKPLGKSYRVSFVYADAEDKNDLRGSEVIESADLLFVSVRRRTLKTEQLDRMRAHIAAGKPVVGIRTASHAFHLNNAAPAEGYAEWKTFDPDVFGGNYTGHHGNKLLPQVTFAAITHPILEDVDRMPYISGGSLYKVSPLASGTTVLMTGKYEGLPAEPLAWTFTRADGGRSFYTSLGHASDFEQPAFRQMLSNAIGWALHRSVATQAVAKP; encoded by the coding sequence ATGAGTTGGATCCGTCGCGTTCTTGTATTGTTCACGCTGTTGGGATTTGTCAGCGTGGGACGCTCGACCCTTGCCGCCGATCCACTCTCGCTGAGCCTCCGGTATCGAACGCCAACCGATCAAGATTCGGGGTTGTTTCATACGCTGCATCGCGACGCCGCTTGGAATCCGAAAGAGACGGCGATCATCTTGTGCGACATGTGGGATGTGCACAGTAGCCAAAATGCGGTGCGGCGAGAAAAGCAGATTGCCCCGCGGTTGCAGCAAGTCGTCGAAAAGCTTCGCAGCGAAGGGGTGACCGTGATCCACGCACCCAGTGGATGCATGAAGTTTTATGCCGATCACGAAGCGCGAAAGCGCGCGATCGACGCTCCCGAAGCGAGCCATCACCCGGAAGAGATCAACGCTTGGTGCTTCAAGATTCCGCAGGAAGAAGCGGGCGTCTATCCGATCGAACAGCGCGATGGTGGGCGGGACGACGATCCCGTTGAATACGAGGCTTGGGTGAAGGAGCTGACCGCGAAGGGGCTCAAGCCGTTGTCGCCGTGGAGTCGCCAGATCGATGTGCTGAAGATCGATGCCGGTCGCGATTACATCAGCGATTCGGGAACGGAGATCTGGAACGTGATGGAAGCGGCCGGAATTAAGAACGTGATCCTGGCCGGCGTGCATACGAACATGTGCGTCTTGGGGCGGCCGTTTGGATTGCGACAGATGGTGAAGAACGGAAAAAACGCCGTCTTGATCCGCGATTTAACCGACACGATGTACAATCCGGCTTCGGAGCCGAAGGTCAGTCATTTCACCGGGACCGACTTGATCGTCGAGCACATCGAAAAGTTTGTCTGCCCCACGATCACCAGCGATCAAATCATCGGTGGCCAAGAGTTCCGATTTGCCAAAGACGATCGGCCTCACCTGGTGATGCTGGTCGCCGAACGGGAGTATGCGACCGACAAATCGCTGTTGGCCTATTCGGTCAAGCCGTTGGGTAAGTCGTATCGTGTCAGTTTTGTCTACGCCGATGCCGAAGACAAAAACGATCTGCGCGGCAGTGAGGTGATCGAATCGGCTGACCTTTTGTTTGTGAGCGTTCGCCGGCGGACGCTCAAGACGGAGCAATTGGATCGCATGAGAGCACACATCGCGGCGGGGAAGCCGGTCGTGGGAATCCGCACGGCGAGCCATGCGTTTCATTTGAACAACGCCGCTCCTGCGGAAGGGTATGCGGAATGGAAAACCTTTGATCCCGACGTCTTTGGCGGGAATTATACCGGGCACCACGGCAACAAGCTGTTACCGCAAGTCACCTTCGCGGCGATCACGCATCCGATTCTGGAAGATGTCGATCGGATGCCCTATATCTCGGGAGGGTCGTTGTATAAAGTATCGCCCTTGGCCAGTGGAACGACGGTGTTGATGACTGGCAAGTACGAGGGCTTGCCGGCGGAACCGTTGGCGTGGACCTTCACTCGGGCCGACGGGGGGCGATCGTTTTATACTTCGTTGGGGCATGCCAGCGACTTTGAACAACCTGCGTTTCGCCAGATGTTAAGCAATGCCATCGGTTGGGCGTTGCATCGATCGGTTGCAACGCAGGCCGTTGCGAAACCATGA
- the gluQRS gene encoding tRNA glutamyl-Q(34) synthetase GluQRS, with the protein MPQNEPPVGRLAPSPTGAQHLGNARTYILAWLSIRSRGGRVVLRIEDIDSPRVKPWAVQQAIDDLAWLGLDWDEGPDIGGPHPPYIQTQRIDRYSAILDRLRDQELLYPCACTRKDIEEAASAPHEAHDGPVYPDTCAGWRVGDSLPESGHFCWRFRSRRQRVSFVDRVAGPQSKVPHAELGDFPVTRKTGEAAYQLAVVADDIAMGITEVCRGDDLLSSTFRQIDLFDALGHPLPQFVHVPLVVGSDGRRLAKRHGDTRLSYFRERGARPESIVGWALWSAGLIESWQPIQPQEFVESFDLDALAAGETIVAPEDYEKIIDASF; encoded by the coding sequence ATGCCGCAGAACGAACCGCCGGTGGGGCGATTGGCCCCGTCGCCCACCGGGGCGCAGCACCTTGGCAACGCGAGGACCTACATCCTCGCATGGCTCTCGATCCGCAGCCGCGGCGGCCGCGTGGTACTCCGCATCGAAGATATCGATTCGCCTCGCGTAAAGCCTTGGGCGGTGCAGCAAGCGATCGACGATCTCGCTTGGCTGGGGCTCGATTGGGACGAAGGGCCCGACATCGGCGGCCCGCACCCGCCCTATATCCAGACGCAGCGGATCGATCGATACAGCGCGATCTTAGATCGATTGCGCGATCAGGAGCTTTTGTATCCGTGTGCTTGCACGCGGAAGGACATCGAAGAGGCGGCGTCGGCGCCGCACGAAGCGCACGACGGGCCGGTCTATCCCGACACCTGTGCCGGCTGGCGCGTGGGCGATTCGCTGCCCGAGTCCGGCCATTTTTGCTGGCGTTTTCGATCGCGGCGGCAACGCGTCTCGTTTGTCGATCGCGTCGCGGGGCCGCAATCGAAGGTCCCCCATGCGGAGCTGGGCGATTTTCCCGTGACGCGGAAGACCGGCGAAGCGGCCTATCAGTTGGCGGTCGTTGCCGACGACATCGCCATGGGAATCACCGAGGTCTGCCGCGGTGACGATCTGCTGTCGAGCACCTTTCGGCAGATCGATCTGTTCGACGCGTTGGGACATCCATTGCCCCAGTTTGTTCACGTTCCATTGGTGGTCGGCAGCGATGGACGACGGTTGGCCAAGCGGCATGGCGACACGCGATTGAGCTACTTTCGCGAGCGTGGCGCGCGGCCCGAATCGATCGTCGGCTGGGCGCTCTGGTCGGCGGGACTGATCGAATCGTGGCAACCGATCCAACCGCAAGAGTTTGTCGAATCGTTTGACCTCGACGCGCTCGCGGCGGGCGAAACGATCGTCGCGCCGGAGGACTACGAGAAAATTATCGACGCCTCATTTTAG
- the asnS gene encoding asparagine--tRNA ligase → MPLEKLFVSDARDAAHVGKTVLIQGWIRTRRDSKGGFSFLEINDGSCMGNIQVIADADLANYKDEIQRLSAGCSVAIEGEVKASEGKQATEIQASQVTVLGWADDFPLQKKRHSFEKLREWAHIRARSNTFGAVARVRNQICQSIHQFFHENNFLYVHTPIITASDCEGAGEMFKVTTLDLDRLAKSGGPVNYEFDFFDKPSFLTVSGQLEAETYATALGRVYTFGPTFRAENSNTSRHLSEFWMIEPEAAFFDLADDMALAESFLRKILSDVLNRCDEDLQFFDQRIQKGLIESLRKVAETPFQHMTYTDAIKVLENCGESFEFPIAWGTDLQAEHERYLTEKHVAGPLILTDYPSTIKPFYMRLSDDRKTVAAMDVLVPGVGEIIGGSQREERLDVLTQRMAEMDLREEDYWWYLDLRRYGTVPHAGFGLGLERLVQYTTGMANIRDVIPFPRTPGNAEF, encoded by the coding sequence ATGCCGTTAGAAAAATTGTTCGTTTCCGACGCACGCGATGCCGCGCATGTTGGCAAGACGGTTTTGATCCAGGGTTGGATCCGCACTCGCCGCGATTCCAAAGGTGGCTTTAGCTTTTTGGAAATCAACGATGGCAGTTGCATGGGGAACATCCAAGTTATCGCCGACGCCGATCTAGCGAACTACAAGGACGAGATCCAGCGGTTGTCGGCCGGTTGCAGCGTCGCGATCGAGGGAGAGGTCAAAGCTTCCGAAGGGAAACAGGCGACGGAAATCCAAGCTTCGCAGGTGACGGTGCTCGGTTGGGCCGACGATTTCCCGCTGCAAAAGAAGCGTCACTCGTTCGAAAAGCTTCGCGAATGGGCTCACATCCGGGCTCGGTCGAACACTTTTGGCGCGGTCGCTCGGGTTCGAAACCAGATCTGCCAATCGATCCATCAGTTCTTCCACGAGAACAACTTTCTGTACGTGCACACGCCGATCATCACCGCCAGCGATTGCGAAGGGGCTGGCGAGATGTTTAAGGTGACGACGTTGGATCTGGACCGATTGGCCAAGTCGGGCGGTCCGGTCAATTACGAATTCGATTTCTTCGACAAACCCTCCTTTCTGACCGTCAGTGGCCAATTGGAAGCGGAGACCTATGCGACCGCCTTGGGGCGGGTCTATACGTTTGGCCCCACTTTCCGAGCGGAGAATTCGAACACCAGCCGCCACCTTTCGGAGTTCTGGATGATCGAACCCGAAGCGGCGTTCTTCGATCTGGCCGACGATATGGCTCTGGCCGAATCGTTCCTGCGAAAGATCTTGTCCGACGTGCTGAATCGATGCGACGAAGACCTGCAGTTTTTCGACCAACGGATTCAAAAAGGGCTGATCGAATCGCTGCGGAAGGTCGCCGAAACGCCGTTCCAACACATGACCTATACCGATGCGATCAAGGTCTTGGAGAACTGCGGTGAGTCGTTCGAATTTCCGATCGCTTGGGGAACCGACCTGCAAGCCGAACATGAGCGTTACCTGACGGAGAAGCATGTCGCCGGGCCGTTGATCCTGACCGATTACCCGTCGACGATCAAACCGTTCTATATGCGGTTGAGCGACGATCGGAAGACGGTCGCTGCGATGGACGTGTTGGTTCCCGGCGTCGGTGAAATCATCGGCGGCAGCCAACGCGAAGAGCGGTTGGATGTGCTGACGCAGCGGATGGCCGAGATGGATCTTCGCGAAGAGGATTATTGGTGGTATCTGGATCTGCGTCGCTACGGCACCGTTCCACACGCCGGATTCGGTTTGGGGCTGGAGCGATTGGTGCAGTACACGACCGGAATGGCGAACATTCGCGACGTGATTCCGTTTCCACGGACGCCCGGAAATGCGGAGTTTTAG
- a CDS encoding fatty acid CoA ligase family protein, with the protein MTKSSIEETVRCNVADRLAAFAKSQPDQVAIAFAKPGRKPRYDTITFADLDRQSTWIARGLLRHGIAPGTRLAMLVPFGIDFIRLVLALLKAGMVQVLVDPGMGKKNLIECLAESKPQGFVGIPKAQVARLLYSQRFPEAKQNICVGGPIAIGGVALSKIEALGEEPLDLPVTLESESAAVIFTTGSTGPPKGVAYTHGTFEHQVRLIQQQYNVTPGTVDLACFPLFGLFDAVMGVTTVIPDMDPTRPADADPEKILAAIRDWKVTQAFGSPALWHTVSKHCVGGGIFLPTVRRVLSAGAPVPPQTLAAVRKMIHTEGEVFTPYGATESLPVASIESREVLDETAAKTRQGKGTCVGHRFADMMWQVVEIDDGPIAEIGDAKPVSQGTIGELMVSGPVVTRNYVTRQDQNAIHKVQDGTRIWHRMGDVGYLDDQDRFWFCGRKAHRVETPSQTLFTICCEAVFNEHADVYRTALVGRGVRGQQTPVLIVEPHADRRPKSAAEPQALIDALQGIGKSYPHTAEITDIRIYPERLPVDIRHNSKIFREQLAQWVK; encoded by the coding sequence ATGACAAAATCATCCATAGAGGAAACCGTTCGCTGCAACGTTGCCGATCGATTGGCAGCGTTTGCCAAGTCGCAGCCCGATCAGGTCGCGATCGCTTTTGCCAAACCTGGCCGCAAGCCACGCTATGACACGATCACATTTGCCGACCTGGATCGACAATCGACTTGGATCGCGCGCGGTTTGTTGCGGCACGGGATCGCGCCGGGAACACGGTTAGCGATGTTGGTCCCCTTTGGGATCGACTTCATTCGTTTAGTTCTCGCTCTCTTAAAAGCCGGGATGGTGCAGGTTCTTGTCGATCCCGGGATGGGGAAGAAGAACCTGATCGAATGCCTCGCCGAATCGAAGCCGCAGGGTTTTGTTGGAATCCCCAAAGCGCAGGTCGCCCGGTTGTTGTACAGCCAGCGTTTTCCTGAAGCCAAGCAAAACATCTGCGTTGGGGGACCGATCGCAATCGGTGGCGTGGCGTTATCAAAGATCGAAGCGCTGGGCGAAGAGCCTCTCGATTTGCCGGTCACTTTGGAATCGGAATCGGCGGCGGTTATTTTCACCACCGGCAGCACCGGACCGCCGAAGGGCGTTGCTTACACGCACGGGACGTTTGAGCATCAGGTGCGGTTGATTCAACAGCAGTACAACGTGACGCCGGGGACGGTCGATCTGGCATGTTTCCCGTTGTTCGGATTGTTCGATGCGGTGATGGGAGTGACGACGGTCATCCCCGACATGGATCCGACTCGCCCCGCCGATGCCGATCCCGAAAAGATCTTGGCCGCCATCCGCGACTGGAAAGTCACGCAGGCCTTTGGTTCACCGGCGCTGTGGCATACGGTCAGCAAGCACTGCGTCGGTGGCGGGATCTTTTTGCCGACGGTACGCCGCGTGTTATCGGCCGGTGCGCCGGTTCCTCCACAAACGTTGGCGGCGGTGCGCAAGATGATCCATACCGAAGGGGAAGTCTTCACGCCCTACGGTGCGACGGAATCGCTTCCCGTGGCATCGATCGAATCTCGCGAGGTGCTGGACGAAACGGCTGCGAAGACTCGCCAGGGGAAGGGAACGTGCGTCGGGCATCGGTTCGCCGACATGATGTGGCAGGTTGTCGAGATCGACGACGGTCCGATAGCCGAGATCGGCGACGCAAAACCTGTTTCGCAAGGAACGATCGGGGAGCTGATGGTCAGCGGACCGGTGGTGACGCGGAACTATGTAACCCGTCAGGACCAGAACGCGATTCACAAGGTGCAGGATGGGACGCGGATCTGGCACCGGATGGGAGACGTCGGCTACTTGGACGATCAGGATCGCTTTTGGTTCTGCGGCCGGAAGGCTCATCGAGTCGAGACGCCGTCGCAAACGCTGTTCACGATCTGTTGCGAAGCGGTCTTCAACGAACATGCCGATGTCTATCGAACCGCCTTGGTCGGGCGTGGTGTCCGCGGCCAGCAGACGCCGGTCTTGATCGTCGAACCGCACGCCGATCGACGTCCAAAATCGGCGGCTGAACCGCAGGCGTTGATCGACGCATTGCAAGGGATCGGCAAGTCGTATCCTCACACCGCCGAGATCACCGACATCCGGATCTATCCCGAGCGGTTGCCGGTCGATATCCGCCACAACTCGAAGATCTTTCGAGAACAGTTGGCCCAGTGGGTGAAGTAG
- a CDS encoding ATP-grasp domain-containing protein translates to MKFLVLGPDRGWHANQLRAAADNAGDSIAFTDYEALSSVVGNGDPLRCDSPAGDLHAFDVILTRTMPLGTLEQVTFRLSILHALQESGVRVANPSRALEIAIDKYATTARLQRLGLPVPRTAVSQTRSDAMAAFEQFDGPVVVKPLFGGEGRGVMRIETRELAWTTFTTLQQLGAVIYQQEYIPCNGQDLRLFVAGDLVWAVQRCNPDDWRTNVSRGATCEQVAVTEAFRELATIVCRSLQLHVAAIDLIQDAAGRTYVLEVNGVPGWKGAQSVIQENLADRIIESFRAPIPVVGS, encoded by the coding sequence ATGAAGTTCTTAGTGCTCGGTCCCGATCGCGGCTGGCATGCGAACCAGTTGCGTGCCGCCGCCGACAACGCGGGCGATTCGATCGCGTTCACCGACTATGAAGCGTTGTCGTCGGTCGTCGGTAACGGGGATCCGCTGCGTTGTGATTCTCCGGCGGGCGATCTGCATGCGTTCGATGTCATCCTGACGCGGACGATGCCATTGGGCACTTTGGAACAGGTGACGTTTCGATTGAGCATCTTGCATGCGTTGCAAGAATCGGGAGTGCGGGTTGCCAATCCGTCGCGCGCGCTCGAGATCGCGATCGACAAATACGCCACCACCGCGCGGCTCCAACGACTCGGCTTGCCCGTGCCGCGGACCGCGGTGTCGCAGACGCGATCCGATGCGATGGCGGCCTTTGAACAATTTGATGGGCCGGTGGTGGTCAAGCCGTTGTTTGGCGGCGAGGGACGCGGCGTGATGCGAATCGAAACGCGTGAACTGGCGTGGACCACCTTCACGACGCTCCAACAGCTGGGCGCGGTGATCTACCAGCAGGAGTATATTCCCTGCAATGGCCAAGACCTTCGGCTGTTTGTCGCTGGCGATTTGGTGTGGGCGGTGCAAAGGTGCAACCCGGATGATTGGCGGACCAACGTTTCGCGAGGCGCTACTTGTGAGCAGGTTGCGGTGACCGAGGCGTTTCGCGAACTGGCGACCATTGTCTGCCGGTCGCTGCAGTTGCACGTCGCCGCCATTGATCTGATCCAAGACGCTGCCGGGCGGACCTATGTGCTTGAAGTCAACGGCGTGCCAGGTTGGAAAGGGGCACAAAGTGTGATCCAGGAGAACCTAGCGGATCGGATCATCGAAAGTTTTCGTGCGCCGATCCCTGTCGTCGGTTCGTGA